The following are encoded in a window of Methanococcus voltae genomic DNA:
- the fbp gene encoding fructose-1,6-bisphosphate aldolase/phosphatase: MEEKITVSVIKADVGGLCGHTLAPIELLDAVEYVVENAVDETLIDYYVTNCGDDIDIVMTHNKGTDNDEVHKLAWDALTDATDVAKELKLYGAGQDLLSDSFSGNVKGLGPGCAEMEFVERRSEPLVVFCCDKTDPAAFNLPFYKMFSSPFNTPGLVFDPSMTEGFKYEVMDIIDHKRVLMSTPVETYSLLALIGNLERYAIKRVYRGRDNEIAAVASSEKLNMMAGEYVGKDDPVAIVRAQSGFPAVGEILEAFANPHLVSGWMRGCHWGPMMPVGEEDAMPSRFDGPARIMALGFQLSKGRLVGPNDLFADVAFDKARDKALEMAEMMRSMGPFQPHRLPESMMEYTSVPKVLKTLESRFEEIPENNCKLEKTTDRGDLE; this comes from the coding sequence ATGGAAGAAAAAATAACCGTAAGTGTTATCAAAGCAGATGTGGGCGGTTTATGCGGTCACACATTAGCTCCTATTGAATTATTAGACGCTGTTGAGTACGTAGTTGAAAACGCAGTTGACGAGACATTAATCGACTACTACGTTACAAACTGTGGTGATGACATCGATATTGTTATGACACACAACAAAGGTACTGACAACGACGAAGTGCACAAATTAGCTTGGGATGCATTAACAGACGCAACAGATGTTGCAAAAGAATTGAAATTGTACGGTGCAGGTCAAGATTTATTGTCTGACTCATTTTCAGGAAACGTTAAAGGTTTAGGTCCAGGATGTGCAGAAATGGAATTCGTAGAAAGAAGAAGCGAACCATTAGTTGTATTTTGCTGTGATAAAACAGACCCGGCAGCATTTAACTTGCCATTTTACAAAATGTTCAGTAGCCCATTCAACACTCCAGGTTTAGTATTTGACCCATCAATGACAGAAGGATTTAAATACGAAGTAATGGACATTATCGACCACAAAAGAGTTTTAATGAGCACACCAGTTGAAACATACTCATTATTAGCTTTAATCGGAAACTTAGAAAGATACGCAATTAAAAGAGTTTACAGAGGACGCGACAACGAAATCGCAGCTGTTGCAAGTTCAGAAAAATTGAACATGATGGCAGGAGAATACGTTGGTAAAGATGACCCTGTAGCTATTGTAAGAGCTCAAAGTGGTTTCCCGGCAGTTGGGGAAATTTTAGAAGCTTTCGCTAACCCACACTTAGTATCAGGATGGATGAGAGGATGCCACTGGGGTCCAATGATGCCAGTAGGGGAAGAAGATGCTATGCCATCAAGATTTGACGGTCCAGCAAGAATTATGGCATTAGGCTTCCAGTTATCAAAAGGTAGATTGGTAGGTCCAAATGACTTATTCGCAGATGTAGCATTCGATAAAGCAAGAGATAAGGCTTTGGAAATGGCTGAAATGATGAGAAGTATGGGTCCTTTCCAACCACACAGATTACCTGAATCAATGATGGAATACACCTCAGTACCAAAAGTTTTAAAAACTTTAGAATCAAGATTCGAAGAAATCCCTGAAAACAACTGTAAGTTAGAAAAAACTACTGATAGGGGAGATTTGGAATAA
- a CDS encoding shikimate kinase, with the protein MYSKCKAISHGSGTIINAIATNKGSAFGINLGVEATVELIDDHKNIIEGMADNGNISPNLIGTCVKNVLDYYNLDYSAKVMTKSNLPIKSGLSSSSATANAVVLATMGVLGKYPIYEIQNQNEIQNLTELDDLIINLGIKSCFDENLTITGAYDDATASYYGGITITDNQNRKIIKKDIFKDENLKVIVLIPKDYEKNLNKDRMKLIKDYVGIAYENCLKGRYYEALFMNGMFYASTLNFPTNISIEALEAGALTFGLSGTGPSYVGLCKPENVLNVVKSVEKYGIVHITEICNSKSNIIILE; encoded by the coding sequence ATGTATTCAAAATGTAAGGCGATATCTCACGGTTCAGGGACTATAATAAACGCTATTGCTACTAATAAAGGCTCTGCATTTGGTATAAATTTAGGAGTCGAGGCAACGGTGGAATTGATAGATGACCATAAAAATATAATTGAAGGGATGGCGGATAATGGTAATATATCCCCTAATTTAATAGGAACTTGTGTAAAAAATGTTTTAGATTATTATAATTTAGATTATTCTGCAAAAGTAATGACTAAGTCTAATTTGCCAATAAAATCTGGTTTAAGTAGTAGTAGTGCGACAGCTAACGCTGTCGTTTTGGCTACAATGGGAGTTTTAGGGAAGTATCCAATATATGAAATTCAAAATCAGAATGAAATTCAGAATTTAACTGAATTAGATGATTTAATAATTAATTTGGGCATAAAATCTTGTTTTGATGAAAATTTAACAATTACGGGAGCTTATGACGATGCAACAGCCTCTTATTACGGCGGTATCACAATAACCGATAATCAAAATAGGAAAATCATAAAAAAAGATATTTTTAAAGATGAAAATTTAAAAGTAATTGTTTTAATTCCAAAAGATTATGAAAAAAATTTAAATAAAGACCGTATGAAATTGATTAAAGATTATGTTGGAATAGCATATGAGAACTGCTTAAAAGGCAGGTATTATGAAGCCCTATTTATGAATGGAATGTTTTATGCTTCTACTTTAAATTTTCCTACCAACATATCTATAGAAGCATTAGAAGCAGGTGCTTTAACTTTTGGACTTTCTGGGACGGGACCTTCCTATGTAGGACTTTGTAAGCCTGAAAATGTTTTAAACGTTGTAAAATCTGTTGAAAAATACGGTATTGTACATATTACTGAAATTTGTAATTCAAAATCTAATATAATTATTTTAGAGTAA
- a CDS encoding DUF447 domain-containing protein gives MKFEYVLTSSLLNRAPIGAKTSDFENFIINLFEGSHTYEMLKNEDIIILNVCNPLIIAESVINDFGNYEKLEYCGKTYYYVKEAEKIVIIKVKNRKVINFKNEYGNSNIMNLECEKITEKIIKSNNKEYLPFNRADGLLVEIAVLYSRIKLVSKDEKVDMIDKIKEYGDIIKKVGSKEHILILNKFKELIDF, from the coding sequence ATGAAATTTGAGTATGTATTAACGTCTTCTTTATTAAATAGGGCGCCAATTGGGGCAAAAACTTCTGATTTTGAAAATTTTATAATCAATTTATTTGAAGGTTCCCATACCTATGAAATGTTAAAAAACGAGGATATTATAATTTTAAACGTCTGTAATCCATTAATTATTGCTGAATCAGTGATTAACGACTTTGGAAATTATGAAAAATTAGAATATTGTGGAAAAACTTATTATTATGTAAAAGAAGCTGAAAAAATTGTTATTATTAAAGTTAAAAATCGTAAAGTTATCAATTTTAAAAATGAATATGGAAATTCAAATATAATGAACCTAGAATGTGAAAAAATAACTGAAAAAATTATTAAATCAAATAATAAAGAATATTTGCCATTTAATAGAGCCGATGGGTTGCTCGTTGAAATTGCGGTACTTTATTCACGTATTAAGTTAGTTTCAAAAGATGAAAAAGTAGATATGATTGATAAAATAAAAGAATATGGAGATATAATAAAAAAAGTAGGTTCTAAAGAACATATTTTAATATTAAACAAATTTAAAGAACTTATTGATTTTTAA
- the trm5b gene encoding tRNA (guanine(37)-N1)-methyltransferase Trm5b has protein sequence MKTIKTNLKNGELIRRLLLDYNLLNKDYKLKKSNNDLYLPLNKELEEMEDINENDLKNVISQNKSQNGIIEFEIITLKESDFEKSNGKKNPSFKDYLITNYDEELKNGTIAHAYDIIGDIVILQISDEISKEERLKLGEKAKELIPSVRAVFRRESDVKGEYRVRDLEHLAGEKDTLTLYKENGYKLYVDVAKVYFSPRLSWERNRIMQKIEKDDIIIDMFCGVGPYSIACKDAKKIYSIDVNPEAIKLLKENIKLNNLENKIIPILEDVRKVNLKGNRIIMNLPKYANQFVDKALELVEDGGTIHYYMVGADLNEGIELFKSKCDFEVLESRVVKSYSPREYVFVIDFKIIKNNKNNKE, from the coding sequence ATAAAAACGATAAAAACCAATTTAAAAAATGGGGAATTGATAAGACGACTCCTTTTAGATTACAACTTATTAAATAAAGATTATAAATTAAAAAAATCAAACAATGATTTATATTTGCCATTAAATAAGGAACTGGAAGAAATGGAAGATATTAACGAAAATGACTTAAAAAATGTTATATCTCAAAATAAAAGCCAAAATGGAATTATTGAATTTGAAATAATAACTCTAAAAGAATCTGATTTCGAAAAGTCAAATGGTAAAAAAAATCCAAGTTTTAAAGATTATTTAATAACCAATTACGATGAAGAATTAAAAAATGGAACTATTGCACACGCTTACGATATAATCGGAGATATTGTAATATTGCAGATTTCTGATGAAATAAGCAAGGAAGAACGTTTAAAATTAGGGGAAAAAGCCAAAGAGTTAATACCTTCCGTAAGAGCTGTTTTTAGACGAGAAAGTGATGTAAAGGGCGAATATAGGGTAAGAGATTTGGAACATTTGGCGGGGGAAAAAGATACATTAACCCTTTATAAAGAAAATGGCTATAAATTATACGTTGATGTAGCAAAAGTGTATTTTTCACCTAGATTAAGCTGGGAAAGAAATAGAATAATGCAAAAAATCGAAAAGGATGATATTATAATCGATATGTTTTGTGGTGTGGGTCCTTATTCAATTGCTTGTAAGGATGCAAAAAAGATATATTCCATAGATGTTAACCCCGAAGCCATAAAATTATTAAAAGAAAATATTAAATTGAATAATCTGGAAAATAAGATAATTCCAATTTTAGAAGATGTTAGAAAAGTCAATTTAAAAGGTAATCGAATAATTATGAATTTACCAAAATATGCAAATCAATTTGTTGATAAAGCGTTAGAACTTGTCGAAGATGGCGGAACAATCCATTATTATATGGTCGGGGCAGATTTAAACGAAGGTATTGAGTTATTTAAATCAAAATGCGATTTCGAAGTTTTGGAGAGCAGGGTTGTAAAATCTTATTCTCCACGGGAGTATGTTTTTGTAATTGATTTCAAAATAATAAAGAATAATAAAAATAATAAAGAATAA
- a CDS encoding dihydroneopterin aldolase family protein — MDNSKRLEKDEIFNSYFKNLTEKERAVFEGGISMGALFHQFVGTPISMNSKKSLEDAIKVAMENQPFIKKAVIHINLKIAEDDYVSLTGEMLNVILIVGKEKEYKIRLNYIPELNYPLMYVEE, encoded by the coding sequence ATGGACAATAGTAAAAGATTAGAAAAAGACGAGATTTTTAATAGTTATTTTAAAAATTTAACTGAAAAAGAAAGAGCTGTATTTGAAGGCGGTATTTCAATGGGTGCATTATTTCATCAATTTGTTGGTACTCCTATAAGTATGAATTCAAAGAAGTCTTTAGAAGACGCTATAAAAGTCGCTATGGAAAATCAACCATTCATTAAAAAGGCTGTAATCCACATAAATCTAAAAATTGCAGAAGATGATTATGTATCACTAACTGGTGAAATGTTAAATGTGATATTAATTGTTGGAAAAGAAAAAGAGTATAAAATACGGCTAAATTACATACCTGAATTGAATTATCCATTAATGTATGTCGAAGAATAA
- a CDS encoding DHH family phosphoesterase produces MNNKYDIEKLKEILKSDEILFLCHHNADPDAIGACIGLRFLAEHINKPKKLKNVKSDEETGTNPKTGKYRISANSISKISRNMLEEIQNLSYDIEILEYPKIPKKVFLVDTSSINQITVNKEKLYESYVSMVDHHKKTELADKCDFLIVNEESTSTCEMVSRILKDINLFPPKNVRTALLCGIAYDTKHLKLASEETFKLITWLIKDISFQRILYLLSQESEKGKRIAHLKACSRMQIEEMDGLIITISNASSYEASCAKTAVSIGADLALVAAVRKRDKQIRISSRCRKSVSKKLHMGELMEEVASKINGQGGGHAEAAGLNANWDKSTSKDEAVSKIIKICLATIKEKLNPIDNVKN; encoded by the coding sequence ATGAATAATAAATATGATATTGAAAAATTAAAAGAAATTCTAAAATCCGATGAAATTCTGTTTTTATGCCATCATAATGCAGACCCTGACGCAATAGGTGCATGTATTGGGCTTAGATTTTTGGCAGAACATATAAATAAGCCAAAAAAATTAAAAAATGTAAAATCGGATGAAGAAACTGGAACGAATCCAAAAACTGGAAAATACAGAATTTCAGCAAATTCAATAAGTAAAATATCTCGTAATATGCTTGAAGAGATACAAAATCTTAGTTATGATATCGAAATTTTGGAGTATCCTAAAATTCCTAAAAAGGTTTTTTTGGTAGATACCTCTTCAATAAATCAAATCACGGTTAATAAAGAAAAATTATACGAATCTTATGTATCTATGGTGGACCATCATAAAAAAACAGAACTCGCAGATAAATGTGATTTTTTAATAGTTAATGAAGAATCAACATCCACCTGTGAGATGGTAAGCCGAATACTTAAAGATATAAATTTATTTCCTCCAAAAAATGTGAGAACAGCACTACTTTGTGGTATAGCATATGATACGAAGCATTTAAAACTTGCAAGCGAAGAAACATTTAAATTGATTACTTGGTTAATTAAGGATATTAGTTTTCAACGTATACTTTATTTGTTAAGTCAAGAAAGTGAAAAAGGGAAAAGAATTGCTCATTTAAAAGCGTGCAGTAGGATGCAAATTGAAGAGATGGATGGTTTAATTATCACTATTTCAAACGCAAGCTCTTATGAAGCATCTTGTGCAAAAACAGCGGTTAGTATTGGTGCAGATTTGGCTTTAGTGGCCGCAGTTAGGAAAAGAGATAAACAAATTAGAATAAGTTCTCGTTGTAGGAAATCAGTTTCTAAAAAATTACATATGGGCGAATTGATGGAAGAAGTAGCTTCTAAGATAAATGGACAAGGCGGAGGTCATGCGGAAGCTGCAGGACTAAATGCTAATTGGGATAAATCAACTTCAAAAGATGAAGCAGTATCTAAAATTATTAAAATTTGTCTGGCAACCATAAAAGAAAAATTAAATCCTATTGATAACGTTAAAAATTAA
- a CDS encoding prefoldin subunit beta: protein MDVPADVQNQIAQFQQLQQQLQMIMMQKQQFETQMKEFEKAIEEMAKSESDEVFKMAGGILIKRKKDEVKIELEEKLETLSIRVATFAKQEEKMQQRYEELQETLQKALEGNQ, encoded by the coding sequence ATGGATGTACCTGCAGATGTTCAAAACCAAATTGCACAATTTCAACAATTACAACAACAATTGCAAATGATTATGATGCAAAAACAACAATTTGAAACACAAATGAAAGAATTTGAAAAAGCTATCGAAGAAATGGCAAAATCAGAATCTGACGAAGTTTTCAAAATGGCTGGCGGAATCTTAATCAAAAGAAAAAAAGATGAAGTTAAAATCGAATTAGAAGAAAAATTGGAAACATTAAGCATCAGAGTTGCTACCTTTGCAAAACAAGAAGAAAAAATGCAACAAAGATACGAAGAACTCCAAGAAACTTTACAAAAAGCTCTCGAAGGCAACCAATAA
- a CDS encoding KEOPS complex subunit Pcc1 → MKMKTNNNPYFELELTFNDVKTAETIYNSVYVEHCDSQIRSKCDMEIKDNVIKICGSAEEVSILKASVYSYIRWIKIAENIYEIINKR, encoded by the coding sequence ATGAAAATGAAAACAAACAATAATCCATATTTTGAACTTGAATTAACATTCAACGATGTTAAAACAGCTGAAACGATATATAATAGTGTTTATGTTGAACATTGTGATAGTCAAATTCGTTCAAAATGCGATATGGAAATTAAAGATAATGTCATAAAAATATGTGGAAGTGCCGAAGAGGTAAGTATTCTAAAAGCTTCCGTATATTCATATATTCGGTGGATAAAAATCGCTGAAAACATATACGAAATTATAAATAAAAGATAA
- a CDS encoding rRNA maturation protein codes for MIITTSRKPSQRTRSLANDLSKVFNIKTVNRGKTSASELIEKYKNFVVIEELKGNPNKLKIYDVENNKVLSVIMAIKLQREIISEKVEIQNTIVYDFEDNCKEFRKLFTKFLFNNLKKPIYAINTNKKDNTEYTLLKFNKGCEGVHFLDFYNVNDSENVHIGPKLKITGHKIFDIFEEEE; via the coding sequence ATGATAATAACCACATCCCGAAAGCCTTCACAAAGAACTCGTAGTTTAGCAAATGATTTGTCAAAGGTTTTTAATATTAAAACTGTTAATCGAGGGAAAACTTCGGCTTCAGAATTAATTGAGAAATATAAAAATTTTGTAGTTATCGAGGAATTAAAGGGCAATCCTAATAAATTAAAAATATACGATGTTGAAAATAATAAAGTTCTATCGGTAATTATGGCTATCAAATTGCAAAGAGAAATCATTTCTGAAAAAGTAGAAATTCAGAATACTATAGTTTATGATTTTGAGGACAATTGTAAGGAATTTAGGAAATTATTTACAAAATTTTTGTTTAATAATCTAAAAAAGCCAATTTATGCAATTAATACTAATAAGAAAGATAATACGGAATATACCTTATTAAAATTTAACAAAGGTTGCGAAGGAGTTCATTTTTTAGATTTTTACAACGTAAATGACTCTGAAAACGTACATATTGGCCCTAAATTAAAAATCACAGGTCATAAAATTTTCGATATTTTCGAAGAGGAAGAATAA
- a CDS encoding DNA-directed RNA polymerase subunit P, with the protein MVEYRCSNCQRIITIDDIGSKAKCPHCSNRVLIKLRPKIVKKVQAR; encoded by the coding sequence ATGGTAGAATACAGATGTTCAAATTGTCAAAGAATCATAACAATTGATGATATCGGTTCAAAAGCTAAATGTCCACACTGCAGTAATAGAGTATTAATAAAATTAAGACCTAAAATAGTTAAAAAAGTTCAGGCAAGATAA
- the rpl37A gene encoding 50S ribosomal protein L37Ae produces MVEYSHTKKVGSSGRFGPRYGRKLRVRLRNVEMKQKKAYKCPVCGFPKLKRAGTSIWVCSKCNAKLAGGAYTPETGSGKAVTKAIRRVIDSKNREI; encoded by the coding sequence ATGGTAGAATACAGCCACACTAAAAAAGTTGGTTCATCTGGTAGGTTCGGACCAAGATACGGTAGAAAACTCAGAGTAAGATTAAGAAACGTAGAAATGAAACAGAAAAAAGCATACAAATGCCCTGTATGTGGATTCCCTAAATTAAAAAGAGCAGGTACTTCAATTTGGGTATGCTCAAAGTGTAATGCTAAATTAGCTGGTGGAGCTTACACCCCTGAAACAGGTTCGGGAAAAGCTGTTACAAAAGCTATCAGAAGAGTTATTGATAGTAAAAACAGAGAAATTTAA
- a CDS encoding ribosome assembly factor SBDS, translated as MASLDNAVMARLQSHGEKFEIYVDPYLAAKYKENQSSADISDILASEHIYKDIAKGEKAPDELLMKVFETLDGKKIAEKILMKGQVHLTAEQRKEMQEQKKKQVISFIARNTINPQTDTPHPPKRIENAMNEARVSIDLYKSAEEQVNDVIKKLRLILPMKFEKREVAVKLGGEYAGTLYHSLAEYGTIKKEEWMGDGSLVFVIEIPSGIENEFYMFLNKITKGSVQTRVLKRL; from the coding sequence ATGGCATCATTAGATAATGCGGTTATGGCAAGACTACAATCACACGGTGAAAAATTTGAAATATATGTCGACCCATATTTAGCAGCTAAATATAAGGAAAATCAATCATCTGCGGATATTTCAGACATTTTAGCATCAGAACATATCTATAAGGACATTGCAAAAGGAGAAAAAGCTCCTGATGAACTATTAATGAAAGTATTTGAAACTTTAGATGGTAAAAAAATTGCTGAAAAAATATTGATGAAAGGACAAGTTCATTTAACTGCAGAACAGCGAAAAGAAATGCAGGAACAAAAAAAGAAGCAAGTTATATCTTTTATTGCAAGGAATACTATTAATCCACAAACCGATACTCCTCACCCTCCAAAAAGAATTGAAAATGCTATGAATGAAGCAAGGGTTTCAATAGATTTGTATAAAAGTGCTGAAGAGCAAGTAAATGACGTGATAAAAAAACTTAGGTTAATTTTACCTATGAAATTCGAAAAAAGAGAAGTGGCTGTTAAACTTGGTGGGGAATATGCAGGTACACTATACCACTCTTTGGCAGAATACGGGACTATTAAAAAAGAGGAATGGATGGGGGATGGCTCTCTTGTGTTTGTGATTGAAATACCAAGTGGTATTGAAAACGAATTTTATATGTTTTTAAATAAAATAACAAAAGGTTCTGTTCAAACAAGAGTTTTAAAAAGATTATAA
- the psmA gene encoding archaeal proteasome endopeptidase complex subunit alpha — protein MMQMVPGASGYDRAITIFSPEGRLYQVEYAREAVRRGTTAVGIKCKDGVVLAVDRRISNKLVEVSSIEKIFQVDDHIVAATSGLVADARVLIDRARTEAQINRITYGEKITVEALSKKICDIKQAYTQHGGARPFGLALLITGIDKHSARLFETDPSGALIEYKASAIGSGRHVAMELLEEKYDENITVKEGMDLAIYILNKINPELNAISVDMAIVKDSEKLVEKKSVEEIESVIEYVSKAIEDENKIQEENEE, from the coding sequence ATTATGCAAATGGTTCCAGGAGCATCAGGATACGATAGAGCAATTACAATATTCAGCCCAGAAGGTAGATTATACCAGGTTGAGTATGCAAGAGAAGCTGTTAGAAGAGGCACTACAGCCGTAGGTATCAAATGTAAAGATGGTGTAGTTTTAGCAGTCGACAGAAGAATTTCAAACAAGTTAGTCGAAGTATCATCAATTGAGAAAATATTCCAAGTCGATGACCATATCGTTGCTGCTACATCAGGTTTAGTCGCTGACGCAAGAGTTTTAATAGACAGGGCAAGAACAGAAGCTCAAATAAACAGAATCACCTATGGTGAAAAAATAACTGTCGAGGCACTTTCTAAAAAAATCTGTGATATTAAACAAGCTTATACACAGCACGGTGGAGCAAGACCATTTGGTTTAGCACTTTTAATTACCGGAATTGATAAGCACAGTGCCAGATTATTTGAAACAGACCCAAGCGGTGCTTTAATCGAATACAAAGCTTCTGCAATCGGTTCAGGCAGACATGTAGCAATGGAACTTCTTGAAGAAAAATACGATGAAAATATCACTGTCAAAGAAGGTATGGACTTGGCAATATATATTTTAAACAAAATAAATCCTGAATTAAATGCTATTAGCGTAGATATGGCAATTGTAAAAGATAGTGAGAAATTGGTTGAGAAAAAATCAGTTGAAGAAATTGAATCAGTTATTGAATACGTTTCAAAAGCTATCGAAGATGAAAATAAAATTCAAGAAGAAAATGAAGAATAA
- a CDS encoding type II glyceraldehyde-3-phosphate dehydrogenase: MTAKILINGYGSIGKRVADAVACQKDMEVIGVTKTKPDFEAKMALEKGYKLYAAVPERAHLFEEAGLEISGTIDDVIQDADLVVDGAPKKIGKQNLENLYKKNNVKAIIQGGEKANDAEDSFNSLWSYDRCYGKDAIRLVSCNTTGLCRSLYAIDSITDVLKARVVLIRRAVDPNDSKKGPVNAIIPSTDVPSHHGPDVESVIKKFKGKIISSAVIVPTTLMHMHSLMVETTGATKDDIVDAIAKTPRIFTVKASEGLDSTAALIEMSRDMGRLRYDLNEIPVWEESINVIDNEIFMMQAVHQESDVIPENVDCIRAMLQMEEDNIKSIEMTNKAMGLLK, translated from the coding sequence ATGACAGCAAAAATATTAATAAATGGGTATGGGTCGATTGGTAAAAGAGTAGCTGATGCAGTAGCTTGCCAAAAAGATATGGAAGTAATTGGTGTTACAAAAACAAAACCTGATTTTGAAGCAAAAATGGCTTTAGAGAAGGGTTATAAATTATATGCTGCAGTGCCTGAAAGAGCTCACCTATTTGAAGAAGCAGGTTTGGAAATATCCGGAACAATTGATGATGTGATTCAAGATGCTGATTTAGTAGTAGATGGAGCCCCTAAAAAGATAGGAAAACAAAATCTTGAAAATCTTTACAAAAAGAATAATGTAAAAGCCATTATTCAGGGTGGAGAAAAAGCAAACGATGCAGAAGACTCTTTTAACTCATTGTGGAGCTACGATAGATGTTATGGCAAAGATGCTATTAGATTAGTTTCATGTAATACAACAGGATTATGCAGGTCATTATATGCCATAGATTCCATTACAGACGTTTTAAAAGCAAGAGTTGTATTAATAAGAAGAGCGGTAGACCCTAACGACTCTAAAAAAGGTCCTGTTAACGCAATTATACCATCAACAGATGTACCTTCACACCACGGCCCAGATGTAGAATCAGTAATCAAAAAATTCAAAGGAAAAATTATTTCATCAGCTGTTATAGTACCTACAACATTAATGCACATGCACTCATTAATGGTTGAAACTACAGGAGCTACAAAAGACGATATAGTAGATGCAATTGCTAAAACGCCAAGAATTTTCACCGTGAAAGCTTCAGAAGGTTTAGATTCAACAGCAGCTTTAATTGAAATGTCAAGAGATATGGGAAGATTGAGATACGATTTAAACGAAATTCCTGTTTGGGAAGAAAGTATAAACGTAATTGACAATGAAATCTTTATGATGCAAGCAGTACACCAAGAAAGTGATGTGATTCCTGAAAACGTAGATTGTATAAGGGCTATGTTGCAAATGGAAGAAGATAACATTAAATCAATTGAAATGACAAATAAAGCAATGGGTTTATTAAAATAA